In Bifidobacterium actinocoloniiforme DSM 22766, a genomic segment contains:
- a CDS encoding pyroglutamyl-peptidase I — MDQLKIIISGYDRYEGVEVNPSCEVPQAIAEQGVPALEGEDPLEGVDLDIRQVSLPVSFGQAWPILHQAVEEFQPRIIIATGLKRSARGIAMERCAVNLKDVGQAADSSEARPASQREPIDADGPAAYWTRLPLRAILHIFARDNIAATLSSDAGTYVCNAVFYNLLHWTANHPGVLAGFVSLPPVSQAGAGKAPGLPLDLQIEAGRDVVRESVRYYRSPSSGDMLLA; from the coding sequence ATGGATCAGCTTAAGATCATCATCTCCGGCTATGACCGCTACGAAGGCGTCGAGGTCAACCCTTCCTGCGAGGTGCCGCAGGCCATCGCCGAGCAGGGGGTGCCGGCCCTGGAGGGCGAGGATCCGCTAGAGGGTGTGGACTTGGACATTCGGCAGGTCTCGCTGCCGGTCTCTTTCGGGCAGGCGTGGCCCATCCTGCACCAGGCCGTCGAGGAATTCCAGCCCAGGATCATCATCGCCACCGGCCTGAAACGTTCGGCCAGGGGTATTGCCATGGAGCGTTGCGCGGTCAACCTCAAGGATGTCGGCCAGGCGGCGGACTCCTCCGAGGCGCGCCCGGCCAGCCAGCGTGAACCTATAGACGCCGACGGGCCAGCGGCCTACTGGACTCGCTTGCCCTTGCGCGCCATCCTCCACATTTTCGCCCGGGACAACATCGCCGCCACCCTGAGTTCGGACGCCGGCACCTACGTGTGCAACGCGGTCTTCTACAATCTCCTGCACTGGACGGCCAACCATCCCGGCGTCCTGGCAGGGTTCGTAAGTCTGCCCCCGGTTTCCCAAGCCGGGGCGGGGAAGGCCCCGGGTCTGCCCTTGGACCTCCAGATTGAGGCAGGGCGCGATGTGGTGCGCGAGTCGGTGCGCTATTACCGGAGCCCGTCCTCC